The Streptomyces sp. NBC_00659 genomic interval TGCGCCCGTTGTGGTGGGGCAGGGTAAGTGCGGCGTCGACGGCAGGACGGTCACGCTCCAGGCCGTTCGCGAAGGAGTGGAGAAAGGGCGAGCACCGAGCGCGCCGACGAATGCCACCGCCGTCCCGGTGGCGGCCAGCCGCGACCGCCGGGAACCGGCGAGTTCACCCAGGAACAGCACCGCCGGGACAAGCGCCAGGATCAGCAGGTCGAACCAGAGCCCTAGCTGCATCCGGACGTCCTGCCCAGCAGCGGCCGACACCTGACTGACCGCGCTGCCATTGGAGATGTGCGCCGGCGCCACGGCGTACTGCGCCAGTTGGCCGAGCCCGCTCGCAGTCAACGCCACGGCCCCACCGGCCGCGCGCACCTTCGAAGAAATCACCGGGTCCTCCTCGAGAACGAACACCGTTCAACAGCTGCGTCCACCGTCGGGCCCGGTCGTGTCCCGGAACCAGGGGCACCGGTCCCCCACCGTCGGGCAGGGCTGCGGGCCCCACGGCCGTCCCAGGGATGCCGGTACGGGCGCCACGTACCCTGCGGTACCCGCAGAGGCGGCTTCAGCGACGCTCTCGGAGATAGGCCAGTACCGCCAGCACACGGCGATGGGCATCGCCGTTCTCCGAGATGCCGAGTTTCTGGAAGGTGCTGCGCATGTGGGACTCGACCGTGCGCTCGGACAGATGGAGGCGTTGCGCGACGGCGGCGTTGGACAGTCCCTCCGCGGCCAGCGCCAGCACCTCGTGCTCCCGGACGGTCAGGGCCGAGAGCGGGTCGTCACGGCCGGTCGTACGCAGCAGCGCGGCGACGATCTCGGGATCCAGGGCCGAGCCTCCCGCGGCGACCCGGCGCACGGTGTCGAGGAAGTCGGCGACGCTCAGCACCCGGTCCTTGAGCAGGTAGCCGAAGCCGCCTGAAGCCAGCAGCGGCAGGCACTGCCGGGTCTCGATGTGCTGGGACAGCAGCAGCATCGGGAAGCCCGGATGGGCTTGTCGGATATCGCGGGCGGCCCGGGCCCCGTCGGCCGTCATGGTGGGTGGCATGCGGACGTCGATGACCGCCAGGTCGGGCCGCTCACGGGAAACCGCGGCCACGAGCGAGTCGGCGTCGGCGACCGCCGCGACGACCTCGTGGCCGGCCTCGGTGAGCAGGCGGGTCAGCCCTTCGCGGAAGAGCGCGGAGTCCTCGGCCAGCAAGATGCGCATGTCAGATCGTCACCCGGATCGTCGTTCCCGCGCCTTCCGGACTGTGCAGACTCAGATTTCCGCCGACCGCGGTCACCCGGTCGCGGGCGGACGTCAGCCCGTATCCGGGGCGGGCGCCGCCGATGCCGTCGTCGGACACCTCGATGTGAAGTGCTGACCGTTCCTGTTTGACGACCACGCTGATGACGCTGGCGCGGGCGTGCTTGAGCGTGTTGGTCAGGGCCTCGGCGACCACGAAGTACGCCGCGGTGGCGACGGCCTCGGGAACGTCCGTATCGCACACGGTCGCCTCGACCGGTACCGGGAAGTCGCCCACGAGGGCGCGGAGGGCGACGGCGAGCCCGTCGTCCAAGAGACTCGGACGTACGCCGTGGGCGAGGCGCCGCAGTTCGGTCACGGTGCCCGCGAGCGTGCTGACGGCGGCTTCCAGGTCACGGTGGGTGGGATCCTTCGGGCCGAACCGGCTCTGGGCCGAACGCAGCCGCATCCCGACCGCGATGATCTGCTGCTGGGCACCGTCGTGCAGGTCGCGGGCGAGCCGTTGTCGCTCGGCCGCGGTCACCAGCGCCAGCCTCGACCGACTCGCCCGGGCTTCGTCCAGCGCGATGCGCAGCTCAAGGCGCAGTCGACTGACCTCGATCGGCAACCGGGCCTGGAGAACAGCGTCGCGGGCGCGGCGCATCCGCCTGGCGGTCGGCGCGCCGAGCAGGACGACCCCCACGTCGCTGCCGCCGGTCGCCAGGGGCAGACACGTCGCGTCGTCGGGCACCGGCACAGACTCCCCGTCGAGGCCGAGGTAGGTGCCGGGCGAACCGGTGGGCGGCTTGAGGAGCAGACGGAGCTCGGGATCACCGACGACCGACCGAAGGAGGTCGGCGACCGCTTCCGGCTCCGCCGCACCGTCCCTGACCCGGCGTACGAACTCCTCCATCCGCGCGGTGATGACCATCCGGTCCCGGTCCACGAGCCGTCCCACCAGGTTGTTGACACCACGGTGCAGCGGCAGCAGGCAGAGTGCAGTGACGAAGGCCGCGCCGGTCAAGCCGAGTTCGGTGTCGGCTCCGAGCAGATCGGCTCCGAACAAGACCAGGGCGGCGAAGACCGATGCCGACACCAGGGTGGTCAGCAGCCAGCTCAGCGAAGCCCCAAGGAGCCGGTCCACGTCGAACAGGTCGTACCTCAGCACGGCCACCGCGATCGTGGCGGGCACAGCCCACAGCATCGCCACCATGAATCCGGTGTAGGCCGCATTGATCGAGGCTCCCAGTATTTCGGCGGCCCAGCCCGCGGCCAGCAGCACCGGTACGGCCCCGGCACCGAGCATCAGCCAGCGCAGCTGCTGTCGGACCACTTCGTCGCCCCGCCGATACCGCAGGGCCAGACAACAGACCGCGGCCACCAGCACCGCCAGCACACCGCCGAAGGCCAGAACCGCCACAACAACCACAACGGGTAACGGGATTCGCCATACGATCTGGCCGGGAAGCAACGCAGGACCACCGCGGTCGGGCGCGACGAACGACACGGAAAGATTGAGCCAGAGGCCGGCCGCGACACCCGACCACACGACCGGCCGCCATCTGGGTCCCGGCAACAGCCCGTCGGGGAACACCAGGCACAGGGCGACGAACCCGGCCAGGTTCCACACCCACGCACCGAGCTTGAGCGCGTAGACCAAGCGGGCCGCCGGCGCCTGATGTGCCAGCGTGACCGTCTCCCCCCACGTCTCCACGGCGAACACGACGGCGGGCGCCGCGCCCACCCAGCTCAGTACGGCACCTACCTGGCTGCTCGGCACCCGCCGGGACAGCAGGGATCCGGTGATGACCGGCCCGGCCAGAAAGCAGCTGTCGAAGGCCCATCGACCGGGCGGCAGCGCGTGCGTGGGCCCGAAAGCCAGCCAGGCCCTGACAAGACAGGCAGCGGTAAACACCGCCCCGGGAAGAACCGTACGGACCGTCTTCGCCATCGCGCCATCATCGCCGGGTCTGCGGCCTTCGTCATCAGTGCCAGCACGCAGTGCGGACCACGCGAACCGGTGCGGCGTCAGCCCGGATGCGGGGCGGGCGGTCCCGGGCAGACGCTGGCGGCCGTGCCTTCCCCAACGAAAGGAGTGGTCGTGGAACTTCTCCTCATGGTTCTCGTCGCCTTCCCGCTCGGATACTTCGTCCGCAGTCGTCCGGCCGCGCTCGTCGTCTACATCGCCGTCCATTCATTCGTGTTCAGTTTCCAGAACACGACCCTGCTGATGGGGTGGCTGGGCGGCGATCACTCGGCCTTTCCCAAGGGCGCCACCGCGCCGCCGTTGTCCTATCTGCTGTTCAACGTCGCCTTTTACGCGGGCGGCCTCGGTCTTGTCGCTCTCGGCGGCAAGGTGCGCGCCAGGGCTGCGGCGAAGCGTGCCCGGAAGGCCCTGGACATCGCCGGATGACCCTGAGGTTCAGTACCGAGCCGAGCCGGGTCCGGCGTCGGGAGGGAACGGGTGGCAGGCCCGGACACGGGGCGGCCGTCGACTCGTCCTCGATCCGGTGGCGAGCCGCTGTCCTCACCGCTGCGGCTGCCTCGGAGTCGTCCGCGGATCCCCGCAGCCACCACCCGGGTTCGAGGGGCCGGCGCCCCTGGTTCCGGGACATGCCCGGAGCGGATGGTGGGCGCTGACCGCGATCGTCCTCGCGTCGCCGCCTGGCCGGTAGCCACGGTTCCGGCCCGGGACGTGGCCACGGTCACGGCCCGCGTGGCCGTCACTGCCCTCGTCCTTCCCGTCCGGCACCCGGGTCCGCGCGTTCCTGACTCTTCGTCATCACCGATCACGGAAGAATCGGAGTACGACATGAGCGGGGGAACCCCCTACGTCACCCAGCACCGCCGCGCCCGAGGTCCAGGCACCGGCATCAGGTTCCTGGCGGAGCTGGGCCACGCCGTCCGTGCGATATTCCGTCCCGACGGCACGACGGGACGGAACACCGCCACGGCGCGACCCGCGGCGGTCGCCCGTACGAGGCGTTTCGCATCGATCTGTCTCGTCCTTGTCCTCGGTCTGGGGCTGACGACGGCCTGCGCGGTGCCCGCGCTCACCCGAGGCGCCAAAGGGGCCACCTTGGTCGGGGAGTCTGTGGGATATGCGTCGCGGACGAGCTTCTTCAGGAACGCGCTCGCCCGTGGTGAGCGTGCCCTGACCCGCGACACGCTCGCCAAAGGCGGCGAGTACAGCGGCGGCAAGAGCGGTCTGTACGGCGGAAGCCTGAATACGTCGAGCTGCGACGTCGGCCGGCTCCTCACCTTTCTGAAGAACCCCGTCAACCGCGCCAAGGTCGCGGCCTGGTCCCAGGTCCTCGGCCTGGCCCCGGACGGGATCGAGCAGTTCCTGCGGCACGAGGTGACGCCCGTACTGCTCGGCAACGACACGCTCGTCCGCAACCACGGCTACGAGAAGGGCAAGGCCACGGCGTACGACTCCGTCCTCGAGGCAGGCATGGCTGTGCTCGTCGACCTTCATGGCGTCCCTGCGGTGAAGTGCAACTGCGGCAATCCGCTGACCTCGTCGAAGGCCAGCCTCGACATGAAGATCAAGATCCACTTCAAGGGCAAGAGGTGGAACTTCAAGAAGAAGCGGATGGTGAAGGTCAAGGCGAGCAAGACACCCCGCAAGGCCATCGTCCTCGCGACGGACAACCCGGCTGAGAACATCGTGCGCTCCGTGGGCGCGAACGGGGCGCAAGAGGACGAGCCCGTCCAAGCCACAGATGCGGTCACCATGCCGGACCTCGTGGGACAGCCTGAGGACGCCGCGCGTGCGCAGTTGGAGAACCTCGGCCTGGAGGCCGTCAGCGAGCGCGACCTCGACTCGGACCAGGAGCAGGAGCAGGGCACGGTCACCTCGACCGAACCGAGCGCGAACAGCACCGTCGGTCCCGGCACGACAGTCGTACTGACGGTCGCCGGCCCGGCCACCCCCTCGACGTCCGTCAGCGAAGGGTCTGGCGGCATCACGGAGACCACGACTCCGGTCGCCTCCCCTCCGACGACCGGGGAAGGAGACGGGGATGACCTGACGACGGCTCCCCCATCCGGTGACACAGGCGGCGCCGACCTCATCGGCGGTGCGGACGGTACGGGTTGAGTTCCGGGTCTGGCCCGGGGCGCACCCACCGTAGGTGAGGGGCTGACGAACGACGGGCTGAGCCGCTCATGCGCATGCCAGGTACGGCTATTGGTGACCGGCTGCACCACTCGAGACCCGGGTGGAGACGATCCGGATCCTCACCACCCGGGACACACCGACCTGCAGCCGTCGAGCTCGTCCGGCCCGATGCCATCGCAGGACCGTCCTGGCCCGCCCGAGCCCTCATCACCACAAGCACTTGGTCCGGGACGGTCCGATCGGATCGGGGCTTGGTCCGGCGGGATGTATCTCTCGCCTGAAGTACCGGGCTTCGCCGGCGGCGGACTTGACCGTCGCTCCCGGCCGCGACCGGTCGACACGACCGCATCCGCCTTGAACTCGGCGGTGGTAGTGCTTCATCCCCACAGGAACTCCGTTCACCTGGACCATCAAGATCCAAATCTCTTCGTGTCCAAAATCCGGGGCCAGGGCTCGCCATCAGGGCTCCCCGAGGCCCGCGCGGCGAGCGCGGAGCATGGCGGCGGCACGGTCCGGTGTCTGCAGCTTGGTGAGGATGTTCGAGGCGTGGTTGGCTACGGTCTTCGGCGTGAGGGACACTTGGCGGGCGATCCGCCCGTTGAACCAACCGTTGGCCAGCAGGGCGAGGACCTCCCGTTCTCGCTCGGTGAGTTCGGGAAACGGAACTGCGACCGGGTACGGGACGCTGAAGGTGCTCAGCACACGGCGGGCGACGTCCGCGCCGAAGACCGCGTCGCCGCGTGCGACGGCACCGATGGTGCGCACCACGTCCTCCTGCTGAGCGCCCTTGAGGAGGTAGCCGTGGGCGCCCGCCCTCAAGGCGGAGAAGCAGCCGGCCCGCAGCCAGTACACCAGCGCGTTGAGGATCTCCCGCCGGGCGTGTTTCGCCGGCCGCCCACCGGGCCTGACCGCCGGAACCAGCGGACAGAGGATCTCCCACTCCGGATCAGAAAGATCCGTCGAGTAACGAGTACGCAGCCCGCACACTCCAGCCCCCGAAAGTGCGACACCACCCCGCTACCAGGCAACTTGCCCCGCTGACAGGCTTTTCAGACGCTCTCTACATCGAGATGTTCTACAATCGAAAACGCCTCCACTCCGGACTTGGCTACAAGACTCCCGCAGAAGTCCACGCCGAGTACGAGGAGTTGCAGGCAGCGGCATAGACAGAACCCTCAACACCACTGTCTGAGAAGCGCGGGGCCCCTCAGACAGAGGCGAAGCATCGTGACTGACACGATCAGCCTCCTGCTCACGGTGCTGGTCACCGCAGCCGGCGTGCAGGACTCCGTCGCGGCACCCGGATCCTCGACCAGGTCGCCGCCGAACACCCCGGCATCGGGAAGGTACGGGTCGACGGCGGCCGCTCCAGCACCTCGTCGAGTGTGCCGCGGTCCTATCCTTCAAACCGTCGGCGAACGCGCCGTCACCGCCTGGATGGCCGTCGGGGCCCACCAGCGCGCCACCGGCTGCAAAGAAATCAACGAGGCCAAAGGCGCCAGCCACCTTTGTACATCGACAAACTCATCGACTTTTACACCACCCACCTCATCAACAAGCAGTTGCTCGCGGAGACAAATACCGGTAGGCCTCTGCGGAGCAGCCAGTTGCGCAGGGCGGCGCCAGCCATCGCTGATCTCGTGCGGACCGAGGGCCTCGCAGGAGTCAGGTCCATATGGAGTATCTCTGCGCCGCGGCGGCCCGCTTCCGTCTGCTGCTCCTACGGTTGCGTCACCGTGGTCTCGCCGCCGAGCGTCGCAGGCCGTACCGGGTACAGCTTGTCCAGCCAGGAGGTCTGTTCGGCTGTGCTCTTCGCGATGGCTGCTGCCAGTTCCTTCGCCTTGTCGGCCCAGCCCTGGGTTCGCTCGCTGGCACAGAGCATCCGAGACTGCGTGAAGTGGGCGCGCAGCGCGCTGGTGAGAATCTGGTCGAACGCCTGACCGTTCGTGGCGGCCGCCTTCTTGAGGGTGCCGAGGCTGACCATGCCCGGCATGTTGTGCCCCTCGTGGGGGCGGGTATCGGGGACGCCTGAGAGCTGCAGCACAGCGCGCAGGCGGCGCAGGTCGTCGCGCAGTGTCGATCTGGTCTTCGCCGCCAGTACCGTCAGGGCCGGGTCTGACGTGCGGGAAGGAACCAGATCGGTCAGGAGCTGCGCACGCTCGGTCATGGGGATCATCAACAGGATCCAAGCGGTGTCGGTTGCGTTGAAGGCCGATACCTGCGCCGTGTCGGCTGTCGGCGACGTGCCGGCTGTCGACTGCGCGGTGCAGCCGACAGCCGGCATCGCCATGGCCACGGCGCATGCCGACCACAGACTCAGAACGTGCCTGCGGAGTTGCATTTGGCCTTCTGGGTGATGCAGTCCTTCACGCGGTGCCCGAGAGCGTCATTGTCCCAGGCGTTGAAGAAATCACCGTGGATGGACGATGCCATGCCCGAGGCCAGCCGGAAGCCTGCGGCACTGCCGCTGGTCGGGTAGCTGAAGACGAAGGAGATGTTGGGGATGGCGACCGGGTAGGCGCCACTGCACTTGCCGTCGTACGTGAACGCAACGTGTGACTTGTGGTCGGGACTGTCCAGGTTCTTGCCGTCCCAGCAGTCGGGGAAGACGAGTTGGTGGGTGAGGTGGGCCTTTGGAGCACAGAGCGGCCAGTTGCCGTCGGCGCTGCGGCCGATCTCGCCGCCCTCGCCGGAGCACCAGAACTGGCCGGTTGATCCTGCCGGGGTAGGCGTCTGTGCCTTGGCGTTGCCTGCGATCATGCGGAATCCCTGCGGGAAGGGAACGGTTGCCGCAGGCTGGTCGATCCGGGAGCCGTAGTAGACGATCATGCCCTCGGGTTCGACGGCCTTGTCGCCCTCGTAGAGGGTGGGGATCCAGTACGCCGAAAGGTCGTTGGCAGGGGTGCAGCTGGTCGGCGTGTTGGCCAGCAGCGACTGGGTCGTGGAGAACGCGTCGGTGCTCTTGTTGCCGAAGAAGCTGTGCATGTGGGACGCACCGGGAAGGCCCGGTAGGACGATGGGGTCGTCCGGCTTGGAGTGACTGTAGGCGCAGGTGGCGTTGAACTCCGGAACCCGGACCACACCGGCGGGCACTGCGGCCGGCGTCATCGCGCGGAACTGAGTCAGCTGAGCGTTCCACTTGGCCTGGTCGACGGGGACCCATCCGGCTTCCGCGCCACCCCCCTCGCCGACGAAGGAGAACCAGTTGATGTTGACGAAGTCACCGGGTGTCGTGCCGCGCAGCACGGCGAACACCGTCTGCGAACCGGCGGGATGGGTGGTGACTTCGGTGGTCTGGGTCACCCAGCTCTGCCAGCCGCCGGTCGGGGAGGTGGGTACGACGGCGAGCAGCGGGCCGGTCAGGCCGGCGGTACGCAGCTCCACTGTGCCCGAGCCGACGGCGGAAGCGATCCGGGCCGACACCGTCAGCCGGCCGGCCACGCCGAGGTCGACGTTGTCGAAGCGCATCCAGTCACCGTCGGCGAGGAACGCGGCGTTCTGCCCGCCTCCGGTGTCCGCGGTCGCCTCCAACGCGACGCCCGACTGGGCTGCGTAGGACTCGGCCTGGATGGTGACCGTCGCGGCCTGCGCCTGCGGGGCCGACACGGTCAAGCTCAGGGCAGCGGCCAGCACGACCGCCAGAGCATTCACTAACAGCGTGTACAGATGGACGGGATATCTGCGCATCTCACTTCCTCACGTCACGAGCATGGGGGATGAAGGGCCGGCTCCTTGCCGGAGCACGGCGATGGGGAGAGCACGAGCCGGGCAGCGGCGTGCGCCCGCGGGGCGATCCGGATGTCCTGGGCTGCCCCGACCGGGCGGGCGGAGCGGCCCGGGAACCTCGCGAACACCGGGGGCCGGGAATTACCGATAGACCCGCACGTAGTCGACGAGCATCTTGGAGGGGAAGGGGGTGCTGGCGTCTGTCGGGCCCGGCCAGTCACCTCCGACCGCCAGGTTGAGGATCATGTAGTGGGGATGGTCGAAGATCCACGGTCCGCGTGTCTGCTCCACCTGATCCTTGTCGAGGGAGAAGACGGTCCGGCCGTCCAGGCTGTAGGTGATGCCTCTGCTGTTCCAGTCGGCAGCCCAGGTGTGGAAGTCGTCGGAGAAGTCGGCGTTCCCAGGCAGTGTGTACGGCGCGCCGATCCCGCCTCCGCCGTTGTAGGCGGGCGCGTGGACGGTCGAGTACGCGGTCTTCACGTCCTTGCCGAGGACTTCCATGATGTCGACCTCGCCGTTGTACGGCCACGGCCGGCCCGTCAGGAAATCGGCTCCCATCATCCAGAACGCGGGCCACAGGCCGTTGCCCTTGGGCACCTTGATGCGTGCTTCGACGCGCCCGTAGGTGAACTGGAACGTCGCGCCGGAGTTCATCCTCGCCGAGGTGTACTGACAAGTGGTGCTGCCGCTCAGCGGGTCAGGCGGGCACGACGATCCGGCGGTGACCTCCTTGCGCGCTTCCATCACCAGGTGCCCCGCCCCGTCCAGCGCGGCGTTGCGGTGGTCGGTGTAGTACTCCAGCTCGCCGTTCGGCCCGGTGCCCGGATCGGCCCTCCACTTCGAGGAGTCAGGCCTGCCGCCGGCGGCACCATCGAAATCGTCGCTCCACACCAGCCGCGGCGGATTCGCGGGGTCACTCGGCAGGGGCGGAGCCGGTATCGGATCGCCGCCGGTGCCGTACACCTGGAACTCCCACAGCGAGTAGCCGTAGGGGGTGGCACGCTGCGTGCCGTACATGCGCACGTAGCGGCCGGCGCCGGAGACAGCCAGCGTCTGCTTGAAACCCGTGCCGGACGTCGTCGAATAGATCGGCGTCCAGTCGGCTCCGTTCGACGAGACCTGGATCTGGAAGGACTTGGCATAAGCGGGATCCCACTGCAGCACGACCTTGTCGATCTGCGCCGTCGCGCCGAGATCAACGGAGATCCAGCCCGGATCTGTCCATCCCGTGGTGGAGCTTGTGGCCCAGCGGGAGGCCGGATCCCGGTCGAAAGCCCTGGCCGGCGTGCACTCCCAGCAGTTCTGGTCACTCTGGGAGGAAGAAGCCACGCCCGGCCTGCCGTAGGAGAGCAGTCTGCCCGCGTCACCGCCAGGACCATCGGCGCCGACAGTGCCGTACACCTGGAACTCCCACAGCGAGTAGCCGTAAGGGGTGGCACGCTGCGTGCCGTACATCCGTAT includes:
- a CDS encoding DUF305 domain-containing protein; this translates as MAMPAVGCTAQSTAGTSPTADTAQVSAFNATDTAWILLMIPMTERAQLLTDLVPSRTSDPALTVLAAKTRSTLRDDLRRLRAVLQLSGVPDTRPHEGHNMPGMVSLGTLKKAAATNGQAFDQILTSALRAHFTQSRMLCASERTQGWADKAKELAAAIAKSTAEQTSWLDKLYPVRPATLGGETTVTQP
- a CDS encoding discoidin domain-containing protein; this encodes MKTLLRRFGLVLALGASLLAFIALPAPVAQAAEVLLSQGKPATASSTEGVFSARSAVDGDPGTRWSSAFADPQWIQIDLGASAEISRVVLNWEAAYGTAFRIEVSSNAESWTVVHQTATGTGGTQSLAVAGTGRYIRMYGTQRATPYGYSLWEFQVYGTVGADGPGGDAGRLLSYGRPGVASSSQSDQNCWECTPARAFDRDPASRWATSSTTGWTDPGWISVDLGATAQIDKVVLQWDPAYAKSFQIQVSSNGADWTPIYSTTSGTGFKQTLAVSGAGRYVRMYGTQRATPYGYSLWEFQVYGTGGDPIPAPPLPSDPANPPRLVWSDDFDGAAGGRPDSSKWRADPGTGPNGELEYYTDHRNAALDGAGHLVMEARKEVTAGSSCPPDPLSGSTTCQYTSARMNSGATFQFTYGRVEARIKVPKGNGLWPAFWMMGADFLTGRPWPYNGEVDIMEVLGKDVKTAYSTVHAPAYNGGGGIGAPYTLPGNADFSDDFHTWAADWNSRGITYSLDGRTVFSLDKDQVEQTRGPWIFDHPHYMILNLAVGGDWPGPTDASTPFPSKMLVDYVRVYR
- a CDS encoding PASTA domain-containing protein, with protein sequence MSGGTPYVTQHRRARGPGTGIRFLAELGHAVRAIFRPDGTTGRNTATARPAAVARTRRFASICLVLVLGLGLTTACAVPALTRGAKGATLVGESVGYASRTSFFRNALARGERALTRDTLAKGGEYSGGKSGLYGGSLNTSSCDVGRLLTFLKNPVNRAKVAAWSQVLGLAPDGIEQFLRHEVTPVLLGNDTLVRNHGYEKGKATAYDSVLEAGMAVLVDLHGVPAVKCNCGNPLTSSKASLDMKIKIHFKGKRWNFKKKRMVKVKASKTPRKAIVLATDNPAENIVRSVGANGAQEDEPVQATDAVTMPDLVGQPEDAARAQLENLGLEAVSERDLDSDQEQEQGTVTSTEPSANSTVGPGTTVVLTVAGPATPSTSVSEGSGGITETTTPVASPPTTGEGDGDDLTTAPPSGDTGGADLIGGADGTG
- a CDS encoding LuxR C-terminal-related transcriptional regulator — its product is MCGLRTRYSTDLSDPEWEILCPLVPAVRPGGRPAKHARREILNALVYWLRAGCFSALRAGAHGYLLKGAQQEDVVRTIGAVARGDAVFGADVARRVLSTFSVPYPVAVPFPELTEREREVLALLANGWFNGRIARQVSLTPKTVANHASNILTKLQTPDRAAAMLRARRAGLGEP
- a CDS encoding sensor histidine kinase, which translates into the protein MAKTVRTVLPGAVFTAACLVRAWLAFGPTHALPPGRWAFDSCFLAGPVITGSLLSRRVPSSQVGAVLSWVGAAPAVVFAVETWGETVTLAHQAPAARLVYALKLGAWVWNLAGFVALCLVFPDGLLPGPRWRPVVWSGVAAGLWLNLSVSFVAPDRGGPALLPGQIVWRIPLPVVVVVAVLAFGGVLAVLVAAVCCLALRYRRGDEVVRQQLRWLMLGAGAVPVLLAAGWAAEILGASINAAYTGFMVAMLWAVPATIAVAVLRYDLFDVDRLLGASLSWLLTTLVSASVFAALVLFGADLLGADTELGLTGAAFVTALCLLPLHRGVNNLVGRLVDRDRMVITARMEEFVRRVRDGAAEPEAVADLLRSVVGDPELRLLLKPPTGSPGTYLGLDGESVPVPDDATCLPLATGGSDVGVVLLGAPTARRMRRARDAVLQARLPIEVSRLRLELRIALDEARASRSRLALVTAAERQRLARDLHDGAQQQIIAVGMRLRSAQSRFGPKDPTHRDLEAAVSTLAGTVTELRRLAHGVRPSLLDDGLAVALRALVGDFPVPVEATVCDTDVPEAVATAAYFVVAEALTNTLKHARASVISVVVKQERSALHIEVSDDGIGGARPGYGLTSARDRVTAVGGNLSLHSPEGAGTTIRVTI
- a CDS encoding DUF1996 domain-containing protein, with translation MRRYPVHLYTLLVNALAVVLAAALSLTVSAPQAQAATVTIQAESYAAQSGVALEATADTGGGQNAAFLADGDWMRFDNVDLGVAGRLTVSARIASAVGSGTVELRTAGLTGPLLAVVPTSPTGGWQSWVTQTTEVTTHPAGSQTVFAVLRGTTPGDFVNINWFSFVGEGGGAEAGWVPVDQAKWNAQLTQFRAMTPAAVPAGVVRVPEFNATCAYSHSKPDDPIVLPGLPGASHMHSFFGNKSTDAFSTTQSLLANTPTSCTPANDLSAYWIPTLYEGDKAVEPEGMIVYYGSRIDQPAATVPFPQGFRMIAGNAKAQTPTPAGSTGQFWCSGEGGEIGRSADGNWPLCAPKAHLTHQLVFPDCWDGKNLDSPDHKSHVAFTYDGKCSGAYPVAIPNISFVFSYPTSGSAAGFRLASGMASSIHGDFFNAWDNDALGHRVKDCITQKAKCNSAGTF
- a CDS encoding response regulator transcription factor; the protein is MRILLAEDSALFREGLTRLLTEAGHEVVAAVADADSLVAAVSRERPDLAVIDVRMPPTMTADGARAARDIRQAHPGFPMLLLSQHIETRQCLPLLASGGFGYLLKDRVLSVADFLDTVRRVAAGGSALDPEIVAALLRTTGRDDPLSALTVREHEVLALAAEGLSNAAVAQRLHLSERTVESHMRSTFQKLGISENGDAHRRVLAVLAYLRERR